Proteins encoded within one genomic window of Fodinicurvata sediminis DSM 21159:
- the ubiG gene encoding bifunctional 2-polyprenyl-6-hydroxyphenol methylase/3-demethylubiquinol 3-O-methyltransferase UbiG, giving the protein MSRGHSSSTVDPSEIDKFSAMAEAWWDEQGDFAPLHRQNPTRLSYIREQACTHFQRDPRELTPLKGLRVLDIGCGGGLLCEPLARLGAQVTGIDASEKNIAVARLHAEQCGLEIDYRCIAAENLAETGEVFDIVLAMEIVEHVADVPAFLDACASLLDKDGAFFLSTLNRTTKSFMLAIVGAEYLLRWLPRGTHDWKRFLRPSEVTRQLRQSNMEVRDLAGMVYNPLNDSWRLSRRDLEVNYLLYGQKLR; this is encoded by the coding sequence ATGAGCAGGGGCCATTCCAGTTCGACCGTCGATCCCTCCGAGATCGACAAGTTCTCCGCCATGGCGGAGGCCTGGTGGGACGAGCAGGGCGATTTCGCCCCGCTCCATCGCCAGAACCCGACGCGTCTGTCCTACATTCGCGAACAGGCTTGCACGCACTTCCAGCGTGACCCCAGAGAACTCACACCCCTGAAGGGCCTGCGGGTCCTGGACATCGGCTGCGGCGGCGGCCTGCTGTGCGAACCGCTGGCTCGTCTGGGAGCGCAGGTGACCGGCATCGATGCGTCCGAAAAGAACATCGCCGTGGCACGCCTTCACGCCGAACAATGCGGGCTGGAGATCGATTACCGCTGCATCGCTGCCGAAAACCTGGCGGAGACCGGAGAGGTCTTCGACATTGTCCTGGCCATGGAGATCGTCGAACATGTGGCCGACGTGCCGGCCTTTCTCGATGCCTGCGCCAGTCTGCTGGACAAGGACGGTGCCTTTTTCCTCTCGACCCTCAATCGTACGACCAAGTCCTTCATGCTGGCGATCGTCGGTGCGGAATACCTGCTGCGCTGGCTGCCGCGTGGCACCCATGACTGGAAGCGTTTCCTGCGCCCTTCGGAAGTAACACGGCAACTGCGTCAATCGAACATGGAAGTCCGGGACCTGGCCGGCATGGTCTACAACCCGTTGAACGACAGCTGGCGCCTTTCGCGGCGCGACCTTGAGGTCAACTACCTGCTTTATGGCCAGAAGCTGCGCTGA
- a CDS encoding class I SAM-dependent methyltransferase, with amino-acid sequence MNTSKASHCNPDQPASAWVCRFAYLAPESRPILDIAAGAGRHTRYFLGRGHPVVAVDRDVRALRDLEDRPGLSIFEADLEQDAPPPFAGRGFGAVVVTNYLHRPLLPALLEAVEPGGLLIYETFAKGNERFGKPSSPDHLLNPGELLQAFAGRLRILAYEDLEFEQPRPACIQRIVARREGI; translated from the coding sequence ATGAACACAAGTAAAGCCTCGCACTGCAACCCCGACCAGCCGGCATCCGCCTGGGTCTGCCGTTTTGCGTACCTGGCGCCGGAGAGCCGTCCCATCCTGGACATTGCGGCTGGGGCCGGCCGGCATACGCGCTATTTCCTGGGACGTGGCCACCCCGTCGTGGCTGTGGACCGCGACGTCCGCGCACTGCGCGACCTGGAGGACAGGCCGGGGCTTTCCATTTTCGAAGCCGACCTCGAACAGGATGCGCCGCCTCCCTTCGCAGGACGCGGCTTCGGTGCGGTGGTGGTCACGAACTATCTGCACCGACCACTCCTGCCAGCGCTTCTGGAAGCCGTCGAGCCCGGCGGCCTGCTGATCTATGAAACCTTTGCCAAGGGGAATGAACGCTTTGGCAAGCCTTCCAGCCCGGACCACCTGTTGAATCCCGGCGAACTTCTGCAGGCCTTTGCCGGTCGCTTGCGCATCCTGGCCTACGAGGATCTCGAATTCGAACAGCCGCGACCCGCCTGCATCCAGCGCATTGTCGCCCGCCGTGAAGGCATCTGA
- a CDS encoding aspartate kinase — protein MACIVMKFGGTSVADIDKIRHVAGRVKREVDAGNAVAVVVSAMAGVTNQLVEHTRSAARLYDLREYDAIVSSGENVTAGLLSIILQDMGIAARSWQGWQIPVITDEAHGSARIVEIQGEELQRRLESGEVAVVAGFQGLEPSRNRITTLGRGGSDTSAVALAAALKADRCDIYTDVDGVYTSDPRIVKGARKLDKVTYEEMLEMASQGAKVLQTRSVEMAMKYHVPVQVRSTFEDKPGTLVVDEEEIVEKAVVSGVTYSRDEAKITLRNVPDRPGVAASIFGPLADSAINVDMIVQNISPDTKTTDMTFTVGRTDLDRTVQVLESNREDLGFADLVAEEGVVKVSVIGVGMRSHTGVAQQMFQALASRGINIQVITTSEIKISVLIDEAYLELALRSLHTAYGLDVT, from the coding sequence ATGGCTTGCATCGTCATGAAATTCGGCGGCACCTCGGTCGCCGACATCGATAAAATAAGGCATGTTGCCGGACGGGTGAAGCGCGAGGTCGACGCCGGCAACGCGGTTGCCGTGGTGGTTTCGGCCATGGCTGGTGTGACCAACCAGCTGGTGGAACATACGCGTTCGGCCGCCCGTTTGTATGATCTGCGCGAGTATGATGCGATTGTCTCGTCGGGAGAGAACGTCACGGCCGGCCTGCTGTCCATTATCCTGCAGGACATGGGAATAGCCGCGCGATCCTGGCAGGGCTGGCAGATCCCCGTGATCACGGACGAGGCTCATGGTTCTGCGCGCATTGTCGAGATACAAGGAGAGGAATTGCAGCGCCGGTTGGAGAGCGGCGAGGTTGCCGTGGTCGCGGGTTTCCAGGGATTGGAGCCGAGCCGCAATCGCATTACTACCCTGGGACGCGGCGGTTCCGACACCTCTGCCGTGGCGTTGGCCGCGGCCCTGAAGGCCGATCGCTGTGATATCTATACGGATGTCGATGGGGTGTACACCAGCGACCCGCGCATCGTGAAAGGTGCCCGCAAGCTGGACAAGGTGACCTATGAAGAGATGCTGGAAATGGCATCCCAGGGCGCCAAGGTGCTGCAGACCCGGTCCGTCGAGATGGCCATGAAATATCATGTCCCCGTTCAGGTGCGCTCCACCTTCGAGGACAAACCCGGTACGCTGGTGGTAGATGAGGAAGAGATCGTGGAAAAGGCAGTAGTCAGCGGAGTAACCTATAGCCGGGACGAGGCAAAGATCACCTTGCGCAACGTCCCGGACCGCCCCGGTGTCGCGGCGTCGATCTTCGGCCCTCTGGCCGACTCGGCCATCAATGTTGATATGATTGTCCAGAACATATCGCCGGATACGAAGACCACCGACATGACCTTCACGGTTGGCCGCACAGACCTGGACCGGACGGTCCAGGTCCTGGAAAGCAACCGCGAGGACCTGGGCTTCGCCGATCTGGTGGCCGAGGAAGGTGTCGTGAAGGTGTCCGTGATCGGTGTCGGGATGCGCAGCCATACAGGCGTGGCGCAGCAGATGTTCCAGGCATTGGCCTCGCGGGGCATCAACATACAGGTGATCACCACCTCCGAGATCAAGATCAGTGTCCTGATCGACGAGGCGTATCTTGAGCTGGCCTTGCGCAGCCTGCACACAGCTTATGGCCTCGACGTAACCTGA
- a CDS encoding RodZ domain-containing protein, which translates to MAQNDGMRGPSAYPEYDDGGWQYYEPGVSDTLRQVRESQELELRDVSKELRIRYDYLLAIEEARYHDLPGTTYAIGFVRSYADYLGLDSDDMVQRFKAEVRDLAAAEQNLSFPAPKPEGRIPGVALVLISVLLIALVYGAWYFWDDQGRPYVELLPGVSEEEGLGAEDGVDSAVSSEEELATTQDFEDGMDDGAQGSLEGENDVSPSAETSESEEPVEGGTERDVAATATQDEAGDSESEVPPAPDSLTEADREESATQEPAQDTTETADLASETQTDDFTTETQDETNALGTGQDIPDTPEDEASPAEVEAESSEQEADGTIPDLPGSEEETDEDTPAETGPGRVYGEDNEGARIVLEATSDSWVQIRDAGGELVFTRVLRAGESYLVPDEEGMTLLTGNAGGLDIRVDGDTIPSLGGMGTVRRDVPLDPQQLSSGALQQ; encoded by the coding sequence ATGGCGCAGAACGACGGTATGCGAGGACCTTCCGCTTATCCTGAATATGACGACGGCGGTTGGCAGTATTATGAACCCGGTGTCTCCGACACACTGAGGCAGGTGCGTGAGTCGCAGGAACTTGAACTGCGGGATGTAAGCAAGGAACTGCGCATCCGCTATGACTACCTGTTGGCCATAGAGGAGGCGCGCTACCACGATCTTCCCGGCACGACCTATGCCATTGGTTTCGTGCGCAGCTATGCAGACTACCTGGGGCTCGACTCCGACGACATGGTCCAGCGTTTCAAGGCCGAGGTGCGCGACCTGGCGGCAGCCGAGCAAAATCTCAGCTTCCCGGCCCCCAAGCCCGAAGGGCGTATCCCCGGGGTGGCCCTGGTCCTGATCTCGGTCCTGTTGATCGCTCTTGTCTATGGCGCCTGGTATTTCTGGGACGATCAGGGACGGCCCTATGTGGAATTGCTTCCGGGAGTCTCCGAAGAGGAGGGGCTTGGTGCTGAGGACGGCGTGGACAGTGCTGTTTCCAGCGAGGAAGAGTTGGCCACGACCCAGGATTTTGAAGATGGCATGGACGATGGCGCTCAAGGGAGCCTTGAAGGCGAAAACGATGTCTCTCCGAGTGCGGAGACCAGCGAGAGCGAAGAGCCAGTCGAGGGTGGGACGGAACGCGATGTGGCCGCCACGGCCACTCAGGACGAGGCGGGAGATAGCGAAAGCGAAGTGCCGCCGGCGCCTGACAGCCTGACCGAAGCCGATAGGGAAGAATCTGCGACCCAGGAACCGGCCCAGGACACCACAGAGACGGCTGACCTGGCGAGCGAAACGCAGACAGACGACTTTACAACAGAAACGCAGGACGAAACGAACGCTCTTGGCACGGGTCAGGACATACCGGATACGCCGGAGGACGAAGCGAGCCCGGCGGAGGTCGAAGCCGAGAGCAGTGAGCAAGAGGCGGACGGCACGATCCCCGATCTTCCCGGATCCGAAGAAGAAACAGATGAAGACACGCCAGCCGAAACCGGGCCAGGCCGGGTTTACGGTGAAGACAATGAAGGCGCGCGGATCGTCCTTGAAGCGACATCGGACAGCTGGGTACAGATCCGGGATGCCGGTGGCGAATTGGTCTTCACCCGTGTCCTGCGGGCCGGCGAAAGCTACCTGGTTCCGGACGAGGAGGGCATGACCCTTCTGACCGGAAATGCGGGGGGACTGGATATTCGTGTGGATGGAGACACGATCCCCTCCCTGGGCGGCATGGGAACGGTGCGCAGGGACGTGCCATTGGACCCGCAGCAGTTATCGTCGGGTGCCCTGCAGCAGTGA
- a CDS encoding DUF1178 family protein yields the protein MILYSLRCEQAHQFDVWFRDSSAYDQQVSEGVVVCPQCGSQKVEKAIMAPRLSKGGSEEPVTEAPEAEGQQVPAEKTGEPATPAPEGAQELQQKPPSEAEVRQALRSLRQYVEANSDYVGSSFAEEARRIHNEEAPERNIYGETTPEEAEELEEEGVPFARVPWVSREDA from the coding sequence ATGATTCTCTACTCTCTCAGATGCGAGCAAGCGCATCAATTCGATGTCTGGTTTCGCGACAGTTCCGCCTATGACCAACAGGTGTCCGAAGGCGTTGTGGTGTGTCCGCAGTGCGGCTCGCAGAAGGTGGAGAAGGCGATCATGGCACCGCGTCTGTCCAAGGGCGGCAGCGAGGAACCCGTGACGGAAGCGCCCGAGGCCGAAGGGCAGCAGGTGCCTGCAGAGAAGACTGGGGAACCGGCGACTCCTGCCCCTGAGGGGGCTCAGGAACTTCAGCAGAAGCCGCCCAGTGAGGCCGAGGTGCGCCAGGCACTGCGAAGCCTGCGCCAGTACGTTGAGGCGAACAGCGACTACGTGGGTTCATCCTTTGCCGAAGAGGCCCGGCGCATCCACAACGAGGAAGCGCCCGAGCGCAATATCTATGGAGAAACCACGCCCGAGGAGGCCGAGGAACTGGAAGAAGAGGGTGTTCCTTTCGCCCGTGTGCCCTGGGTTTCCCGTGAGGATGCGTGA
- the ptsP gene encoding phosphoenolpyruvate--protein phosphotransferase, whose protein sequence is MPPQSTGWGGSRRLLRQVRDLMQSGGHWQDRLDRLVRLIASDMVAEVCSLYVMRAGEVLELFATWGLRPEAVHRTRLRMGEGIVGEVALTGRALSLPDAQEHPNFAYRPETGEEVYHSMLGVPLLREGRVIGVLAVQNKTRRSYTEDEIETLEIVAMVLVELIGAAGLIGEDEERHTDSTTSLPLRLSGIALHEGVAMGEAVPHERGIVIKQVVAEDVNSELERLDRSLHEMLGALDNLLERSELAESGEHREVLETYRMFAADRGWIERLREAVRGGLTAEAAVQRVQKDMRTRMSKVRDPYIRERYADMEDLGNRLLHHLLGAEGSAEAGDLPEEMILVARTLGPAELLDYDPQRLKGVVLEDGGPTAHVAIVARAMGIPMLGRCPDLLKLVRAGDFMIVDGDHGQVLLRPRLSVREHFADAIEVRDQRRAAFASNRDLPPETRDGRRISLMVNAGLLMDISQAHDCGAEGIGLYRTEVPFMVREAFPDVPTQVDFYDRVLSLAEDKPVTFRTLDIGGDKALPYWSGTPDENPVMGWRAIRIGLDRPAMLRRQLRALLRAAENRHLRLMFPMVSDVSELTRARNLLDREMERHLKEGGREPSRLEVGAMLEVPALVWQLPALFARSDFVSVGSNDLFQFFFASDRGNPRLARRYDVLSPPALNFMRSLMQQAHAAGAQVSLCGEMAGHPLEALAALGCGFRILSMPPAAVGQIRTMIRSLDLCELENFVDELIQRPDHSVRELLRGYAIDHGISI, encoded by the coding sequence ATGCCACCGCAGTCAACCGGTTGGGGAGGTTCGCGCAGACTGTTGCGGCAGGTGCGCGATCTCATGCAGAGCGGCGGCCATTGGCAGGACCGCCTGGACAGGCTCGTGCGCCTGATCGCCAGCGACATGGTGGCCGAGGTCTGTTCGCTCTACGTGATGCGGGCCGGCGAGGTTCTGGAGCTGTTTGCCACCTGGGGACTGCGTCCCGAAGCTGTTCACCGCACACGCCTGCGCATGGGTGAGGGCATTGTCGGCGAGGTCGCCTTGACGGGGCGTGCCCTGTCTCTTCCGGATGCCCAGGAACATCCCAACTTTGCCTACCGCCCCGAGACCGGCGAGGAAGTCTATCACTCCATGCTGGGCGTGCCCCTCCTGCGTGAGGGCCGCGTCATCGGCGTACTGGCGGTGCAGAACAAGACACGGCGCAGCTATACAGAAGACGAGATCGAAACTCTCGAGATCGTCGCCATGGTGCTGGTCGAGTTGATCGGGGCCGCCGGCCTGATCGGAGAGGATGAGGAGCGGCATACCGACAGCACCACCAGCCTGCCCCTGCGCCTGAGCGGAATCGCGCTGCACGAGGGGGTGGCCATGGGCGAGGCCGTGCCCCACGAGCGCGGTATCGTCATCAAGCAGGTCGTGGCCGAGGATGTGAACAGCGAACTCGAACGCCTCGATCGCTCCCTGCATGAGATGCTGGGAGCGCTGGACAACTTGCTCGAGCGCAGTGAGCTGGCGGAATCCGGGGAACACCGGGAGGTGCTGGAAACCTATCGCATGTTCGCCGCCGATCGCGGCTGGATCGAGCGCCTACGCGAGGCCGTACGTGGCGGCCTGACCGCCGAGGCGGCCGTCCAGCGCGTACAGAAGGACATGCGTACGCGCATGTCGAAGGTGCGCGATCCTTATATCCGCGAGCGTTATGCGGACATGGAGGATCTCGGCAACCGCCTGCTGCACCACCTGCTGGGGGCCGAGGGCTCGGCCGAGGCGGGCGACCTGCCCGAGGAAATGATCCTGGTGGCGCGCACGCTGGGGCCGGCGGAACTGCTTGACTATGATCCGCAGCGCTTGAAGGGCGTGGTGCTCGAGGATGGCGGCCCGACGGCCCACGTTGCGATCGTGGCGCGTGCCATGGGGATCCCCATGCTGGGGCGCTGTCCGGATCTGCTGAAGCTGGTGCGGGCGGGCGATTTCATGATCGTGGACGGCGATCATGGCCAGGTCCTTCTGCGCCCGCGCTTGAGTGTGCGCGAACATTTTGCCGATGCGATCGAGGTGCGCGACCAGCGTCGCGCCGCCTTCGCCAGCAACCGGGATCTGCCACCGGAAACCCGGGATGGGCGGCGGATCAGCCTTATGGTCAATGCGGGCCTGTTGATGGACATTTCCCAGGCGCATGATTGCGGCGCCGAAGGCATCGGCCTCTACCGCACCGAGGTGCCCTTCATGGTGCGTGAGGCCTTCCCCGATGTGCCCACCCAGGTGGATTTCTATGACCGGGTGCTGAGCCTGGCCGAGGACAAGCCGGTTACCTTTCGCACGCTGGATATCGGTGGTGACAAGGCGCTGCCCTATTGGAGCGGCACGCCGGACGAGAACCCTGTCATGGGATGGCGCGCCATTCGGATTGGCCTGGACCGGCCGGCCATGCTGCGGCGCCAGTTGCGTGCGCTGTTGCGCGCGGCCGAGAATCGGCATTTGCGGCTGATGTTCCCGATGGTCAGTGACGTCAGCGAGTTGACCCGTGCGCGCAACCTGCTGGACCGAGAGATGGAGCGGCACCTGAAAGAAGGGGGCCGCGAACCGTCGCGCCTGGAGGTGGGCGCCATGCTGGAGGTTCCAGCCCTGGTCTGGCAGCTGCCGGCATTGTTTGCGCGCAGCGACTTCGTTTCGGTGGGCAGCAACGACCTGTTCCAGTTCTTCTTTGCCAGCGACCGCGGCAATCCGCGCCTGGCCCGGCGTTACGATGTGCTGTCTCCGCCGGCCCTGAATTTCATGAGAAGTCTGATGCAGCAGGCCCACGCGGCTGGGGCACAGGTCTCGCTCTGCGGCGAAATGGCGGGCCACCCGCTGGAAGCCCTGGCGGCGTTGGGTTGCGGATTTCGTATCCTGTCCATGCCGCCGGCTGCCGTCGGGCAGATCCGAACCATGATCCGCAGCCTGGATCTTTGTGAATTGGAGAATTTCGTCGACGAGCTGATCCAGCGACCTGATCACAGCGTGCGCGAATTGCTGCGCGGCTATGCCATAGACCATGGTATTTCAATCTGA
- the ispG gene encoding flavodoxin-dependent (E)-4-hydroxy-3-methylbut-2-enyl-diphosphate synthase, with product MSVRPYRDIHRRKSRQIHVGNVPVGGDAPITVQSMTNTATTDVAATIEQIRQLEVAGADIVRVSCPDAESSAALSEIVPEVTVPIVADIHFHYKRAIEAAENGAACLRFNPGNIGSQERVREVVRAARDNGCSIRIGVNAGSLERSLLERYGEPCPEAMVESALNHSKALEDEDFLEFKISCKASDNFLAVAAYQQLAEATDAPLHIGITEAGGLRGGTVKSSVGLGMLLWSGIGDTLRVSLSADPVEEVKVGFELLKSLNLRHRGVNVISCPSCARQQFDVIKTVEVLEERLAHITTPMTVSVIGCVVNGPGEATMTDIGFTGGGRGTHQVYIQGLPDHRLKDGDIVDHLVELVEKKAAEIEAGKQQAAAE from the coding sequence ATGAGCGTGCGGCCCTATCGCGATATACATAGACGCAAGTCCCGACAGATCCATGTTGGCAATGTGCCTGTAGGCGGTGACGCGCCCATTACCGTGCAGTCGATGACGAACACGGCCACGACCGATGTGGCGGCCACGATCGAGCAGATCCGCCAGCTGGAAGTGGCGGGTGCGGATATCGTGCGTGTGTCCTGTCCCGATGCGGAGTCCTCCGCTGCCCTGAGCGAGATCGTGCCGGAAGTGACGGTGCCCATCGTCGCCGACATTCATTTCCACTACAAACGTGCGATCGAGGCGGCTGAGAATGGGGCCGCCTGCCTGCGATTCAATCCAGGAAACATCGGCTCCCAGGAACGTGTGCGCGAGGTCGTGCGTGCGGCACGTGATAATGGCTGTTCCATTCGCATCGGCGTCAATGCCGGGTCGCTGGAGCGCTCGCTGCTGGAGCGCTATGGCGAGCCCTGTCCCGAGGCGATGGTGGAAAGCGCGCTCAATCATTCAAAGGCCCTGGAGGACGAGGATTTCCTGGAGTTCAAGATCTCCTGCAAGGCTTCGGACAATTTCCTGGCCGTCGCCGCCTATCAGCAGCTGGCCGAGGCAACCGATGCGCCGCTGCATATCGGAATCACCGAAGCGGGCGGCCTGCGCGGCGGCACGGTCAAGTCATCGGTCGGGCTGGGCATGCTGCTCTGGTCCGGCATAGGCGACACCCTGCGTGTCTCCCTGTCGGCCGATCCCGTCGAAGAAGTGAAGGTTGGCTTCGAGCTTCTGAAATCGCTGAACCTGCGGCACAGGGGTGTGAACGTCATTTCCTGCCCCTCTTGTGCGCGCCAGCAGTTCGACGTCATCAAGACGGTCGAGGTGCTGGAGGAACGTCTGGCGCATATCACCACGCCCATGACCGTCTCGGTGATCGGCTGCGTCGTGAATGGGCCGGGTGAGGCCACCATGACCGACATCGGTTTCACAGGTGGCGGGCGCGGCACCCACCAGGTCTATATCCAGGGGCTGCCCGATCATCGCCTGAAGGATGGCGACATTGTTGACCATCTGGTCGAGCTGGTGGAAAAGAAGGCCGCCGAGATCGAGGCAGGCAAGCAGCAGGCCGCTGCCGAATAA